Proteins from a genomic interval of Deltaproteobacteria bacterium:
- a CDS encoding GTP-binding protein, which produces MRTVAVDILTGFLGSGKTTLLRHVLEHGLRGKPVAVIMNEIGEVGIDGRVVTGLANVEKMVELTSGCICCSIDDYRFDLAIQEIIDTAKPHLIVIESTGLADPEPLAYRVKSAGLGLDAVVTVVDAANVERQLDETRVARAQIEAADFLVVNKLDLVAAAAVARLERRLAKLNPRAEQMRTVRGAIDSDVLFATGVAAFRDRARAGFDHLHADGIGSFLYRSRLPLRQETFERLLRRLPADVLRAKGIVRFAGRDWQCLFNYTCGRHELTWVKLDDGVGESQAVFIGRDIRRHQRRIEAALAACETGEEVRAPHG; this is translated from the coding sequence ATGCGCACGGTCGCGGTCGACATCCTGACCGGCTTCCTCGGCAGCGGGAAGACGACGCTCCTGCGTCACGTGCTCGAGCACGGGCTCCGCGGGAAGCCCGTCGCGGTCATCATGAACGAGATCGGTGAGGTCGGGATCGACGGCAGGGTCGTCACCGGCCTCGCGAACGTCGAGAAGATGGTCGAGCTGACGAGCGGCTGCATCTGCTGCTCGATCGACGACTATCGCTTCGACCTGGCGATCCAGGAGATCATCGACACCGCGAAGCCGCACCTCATCGTCATCGAGTCGACGGGGCTCGCCGACCCCGAGCCGCTCGCCTACCGCGTGAAGAGCGCGGGCCTCGGGCTCGACGCGGTCGTCACCGTGGTCGACGCGGCCAACGTCGAGCGGCAGCTCGACGAGACCCGGGTGGCGCGGGCACAGATCGAGGCGGCGGACTTCCTGGTCGTGAACAAGCTCGACCTGGTCGCCGCGGCCGCCGTGGCGCGGCTCGAGCGCCGGCTGGCGAAGCTGAACCCGCGCGCCGAGCAAATGCGGACCGTGCGCGGCGCGATCGACAGCGACGTGCTCTTCGCGACCGGGGTCGCGGCCTTCCGCGACCGCGCCCGCGCGGGCTTCGACCACCTGCACGCCGACGGCATCGGCAGCTTCCTCTACCGCTCCCGGCTGCCGCTCCGCCAGGAGACGTTCGAGCGCCTGCTCCGCCGCCTGCCCGCCGACGTCCTGCGCGCCAAGGGCATCGTGCGCTTCGCGGGCCGCGACTGGCAATGCCTCTTCAACTACACCTGCGGCCGCCACGAGCTCACCTGGGTGAAGCTCGACGACGGGGTGGGGGAGAGTCAGGCCGTGTTCATCGGCCGGGACATCCGGCGCCACCAGCGCCGGATCGAGGCCGCGCTCGCCGCCTGCGAGACGGGCGAGGAAGTCAGAGCCCCGCATGGCTGA
- a CDS encoding phosphodiesterase yields the protein MAFSKVLIVGLDSAVPTLVFDRWRSQLPTLAGLMARGAHGRMLSTHPPITVPAWTSMMSSRDPGELGFYGFRNRKDRSYDGYAFASSAQVKAPRIWDWLGQAGLHTVVLGVPQTYPPSAVNGEMVTCFLTPSTRNEYTYPRALKAEVERVTEGYVLDVEDFRTADKAGLLQRVYEKTDKHLRLGKHLLRTRSWDFFMLVEMGVDRIQHGFWSHMDPAHPKHEAGNPFEHAIRDYYRHVDAELAELLALCPADTLVLVVSDHGAKKMDGGICFNEWLMREGYLTLANRPSKPTPIGQAAIDWTKTRAWGDGGYYGRLFMNVKGREPAGTIDPADYERVRSDLVAGIEAISDPSGRTIGCKAYRPEDLYRSVNGVAPDLLVYFGDLDWRSVGAVGMGGIHTFENDTGPDEANHDWHGIFILSTAGAEAPLRGRLPDVSIYDIAPTVLRLMGQPLPDGLVGRPLH from the coding sequence ATGGCGTTCTCGAAGGTGCTCATCGTCGGTCTCGACTCGGCCGTACCCACGCTCGTCTTCGACCGCTGGCGGAGCCAGCTGCCGACGCTTGCGGGCCTGATGGCGCGCGGTGCACACGGCCGCATGCTGAGCACGCATCCACCCATCACGGTGCCGGCCTGGACTTCGATGATGTCGAGCCGCGACCCGGGTGAGCTCGGCTTCTACGGCTTCCGCAACCGCAAGGACCGCTCCTACGACGGCTACGCCTTCGCGAGCTCGGCCCAGGTGAAGGCGCCGCGCATCTGGGACTGGCTCGGGCAGGCCGGCCTGCACACGGTCGTCCTCGGCGTGCCGCAGACCTACCCGCCGTCGGCCGTGAACGGCGAGATGGTGACCTGCTTCCTCACGCCCTCGACGAGGAACGAGTACACCTACCCGCGGGCGCTCAAGGCCGAGGTCGAGCGGGTGACCGAAGGTTACGTGCTCGACGTCGAGGACTTCCGCACCGCGGACAAGGCGGGGCTCTTGCAGCGCGTGTACGAGAAGACCGACAAGCACCTCCGGCTCGGGAAGCACCTCCTGCGCACGCGCTCCTGGGACTTCTTCATGCTGGTCGAGATGGGCGTCGACCGCATCCAGCACGGCTTCTGGAGCCACATGGACCCGGCGCACCCCAAGCACGAGGCCGGGAACCCCTTCGAGCACGCGATCCGCGACTACTACCGCCACGTGGACGCGGAGCTGGCCGAGCTGCTCGCCCTCTGCCCGGCCGACACCCTCGTGCTCGTCGTCTCCGACCACGGCGCCAAGAAGATGGACGGCGGCATCTGCTTCAACGAGTGGCTGATGCGCGAGGGCTACCTGACGCTCGCCAACCGGCCGTCGAAGCCGACGCCCATCGGCCAGGCGGCGATCGACTGGACTAAGACCAGGGCGTGGGGCGACGGCGGCTACTACGGGCGCCTGTTCATGAACGTAAAGGGGAGAGAGCCGGCGGGGACGATCGACCCCGCGGACTACGAGCGCGTGCGCAGCGACCTCGTGGCCGGCATCGAGGCGATCTCGGACCCGAGCGGGCGCACCATCGGCTGCAAGGCGTACCGGCCCGAGGACCTCTACCGCAGCGTCAACGGCGTCGCGCCCGATCTCCTCGTCTACTTCGGCGACCTCGACTGGCGCTCGGTCGGCGCGGTCGGGATGGGCGGCATCCACACCTTCGAGAACGACACGGGGCCGGACGAGGCCAACCACGACTGGCACGGCATCTTCATCCTCTCGACGGCGGGCGCCGAGGCCCCTCTCCGCGGCCGGCTGCCCGACGTGTCGATCTACGACATCGCACCGACGGTGCTCCGCCTGATGGGACAGCCCCTGCCCGACGGGCTCGTGGGCAGGCCGCTCCACTGA
- a CDS encoding sigma-54-dependent Fis family transcriptional regulator has protein sequence METRILIVDDDPFICRQLEELYSSQQYAVASVPNALEALRLLQEHEFSLAVVDLKIPGTDGIGLTREIRDRWPDLDVIMITGYASIKGAVEAIKQGASDYITKPFQKEEILLATEKILEKRRLLDEISYLRSQLSDRYSFANMVSRNRVMHEIFETIGVLAQNDATVLIYGESGTGKELAARAIHFQGKRKGGRFVAINCAAFPDTLLESELFGYERGAFTGAVHDRVGKIELSTAGTLFLDEIESISLNMQLKLLRVLEEREVEKLGSNRRIKVNMRIITATNMELAQAVAEGRMREDFYYRINVVPMRIPPLRERIEDIPLLVGEFLRNSEMAREKGINRVSNKALSQLMSYAWPGNVRELGNVVERAILRTSGAVIREVDLPGHSGVGKETGNGNGRHAGYDYEVPLKEYLRRAEKDYLARVLRKYRGGINLSAKHALVDAATLHRKMKLHGLRREEYRLRGKVEGPEALASGS, from the coding sequence ATGGAGACACGCATTCTCATCGTGGACGACGATCCCTTCATCTGCCGCCAGCTCGAGGAGCTGTACTCCTCGCAGCAGTACGCGGTGGCGAGCGTGCCGAACGCGCTCGAGGCGCTGCGCCTGCTGCAGGAGCACGAGTTCTCGCTCGCGGTCGTGGACCTGAAGATCCCGGGTACCGACGGCATCGGCCTCACGCGCGAGATCCGCGACCGCTGGCCCGACCTCGACGTGATCATGATCACCGGCTACGCCAGCATCAAGGGCGCCGTCGAGGCGATCAAGCAAGGTGCGAGCGACTACATCACCAAGCCGTTCCAGAAGGAGGAGATCCTCCTCGCCACCGAGAAGATCCTCGAGAAGCGCCGCCTGCTCGACGAGATCAGCTACCTCCGCAGCCAGCTCTCCGACCGCTACTCGTTCGCCAACATGGTGAGCCGCAACCGGGTCATGCACGAGATCTTCGAGACCATCGGCGTGCTGGCGCAGAACGATGCCACCGTCCTCATCTACGGCGAGTCGGGGACCGGCAAGGAACTGGCCGCCCGCGCCATCCACTTCCAGGGCAAGCGCAAGGGCGGCCGCTTCGTCGCCATCAACTGCGCCGCCTTCCCGGACACGCTCCTCGAGAGCGAGCTCTTCGGCTACGAGCGCGGCGCGTTCACGGGTGCGGTCCACGACCGGGTGGGGAAGATCGAGCTCTCCACCGCCGGCACGCTCTTCCTCGATGAGATCGAGTCGATCTCGCTCAACATGCAGCTCAAGCTCCTGCGCGTCCTCGAGGAGCGCGAGGTCGAGAAGCTCGGCTCGAACCGCCGCATCAAGGTGAACATGCGGATCATCACGGCTACCAACATGGAGTTGGCGCAGGCGGTGGCCGAGGGCCGGATGCGCGAGGACTTCTACTACCGCATCAACGTGGTGCCGATGCGCATCCCACCGCTGCGCGAGCGCATCGAGGACATCCCACTCCTGGTCGGCGAGTTCCTCCGCAACAGCGAGATGGCGCGCGAGAAGGGCATCAACCGGGTCTCGAACAAGGCCCTCTCGCAGCTCATGAGCTACGCCTGGCCGGGCAACGTGCGCGAGCTCGGCAACGTGGTCGAGCGCGCCATCCTGCGCACCAGCGGCGCCGTCATCCGCGAGGTCGACCTGCCCGGGCACAGCGGCGTCGGCAAGGAAACGGGGAACGGCAACGGCCGCCATGCCGGCTACGACTACGAGGTGCCGCTCAAGGAGTACCTGCGCCGCGCGGAGAAGGACTACCTCGCGCGCGTGCTGCGCAAGTACCGGGGCGGCATCAACCTCTCCGCCAAGCACGCGCTCGTCGACGCGGCGACACTGCACCGCAAGATGAAGCTCCACGGGCTCAGGCGCGAGGAGTACCGGCTGCGCGGCAAGGTCGAAGGGCCAGAAGCGCTGGCGAGCGGCAGCTGA
- a CDS encoding HAMP domain-containing histidine kinase: MSANKLPGPEGPVKLGPLVTRPPLLRAEHGTPVLVQEKVLAEIAHELGNFFHKLYYWSDYLKQKPAPKSADSTAAQMLERTIKNLEDFLRVSLDYFHPTQLSFTRMAVRDLLEGLLFQVRAQLNGTSVMVSEGDAWPSEGGGVLIDPGHLSRAFEVAVRQLTRQVGSASSIAVTIERSARRERAGLEVGFHLRLPNEASPLFRTAEAGIEWAVAQKVVGLHGGELLERDGGPEEKSLVIFLPLCP; encoded by the coding sequence ATGTCAGCCAACAAGCTCCCCGGCCCCGAGGGCCCCGTGAAGCTCGGCCCGCTCGTCACGCGGCCGCCGCTGCTCCGCGCCGAGCACGGCACGCCGGTGTTGGTGCAGGAGAAGGTGCTGGCCGAGATCGCGCACGAGCTCGGGAACTTCTTCCACAAGCTCTACTACTGGTCCGACTACCTCAAGCAGAAGCCGGCCCCGAAGTCGGCGGACTCGACCGCGGCGCAGATGCTCGAGCGCACGATCAAGAACCTCGAGGACTTCTTGAGGGTCTCGCTCGACTACTTCCATCCCACGCAACTCTCCTTCACCCGCATGGCGGTGAGGGATCTCCTCGAGGGGCTGCTCTTCCAGGTGCGCGCGCAGCTGAACGGCACGTCGGTCATGGTGTCCGAAGGCGACGCGTGGCCGAGCGAGGGCGGCGGGGTGCTCATCGATCCGGGGCACCTCTCGCGCGCCTTCGAGGTGGCGGTGCGCCAGCTGACGAGGCAGGTGGGATCCGCGTCGAGCATCGCCGTCACCATCGAGCGCAGTGCGCGCCGCGAGCGTGCCGGGCTGGAAGTCGGCTTTCATCTCCGCCTGCCGAACGAGGCCTCGCCGCTCTTCCGCACCGCGGAGGCCGGGATCGAGTGGGCGGTGGCCCAGAAGGTCGTGGGTTTGCACGGCGGAGAACTCCTGGAGCGTGACGGGGGTCCGGAGGAGAAGAGCCTGGTGATCTTCCTTCCGCTGTGCCCCTGA